The following are encoded together in the Humulus lupulus chromosome 5, drHumLupu1.1, whole genome shotgun sequence genome:
- the LOC133780280 gene encoding uncharacterized protein LOC133780280 isoform X1, whose translation MDYMEAWGLVGAGRCGGLVARWGWTTQRLDRYFDRDVECVFKFFRKRFNLSFHEYTVDDDGKDVGTYESNRLCFSSISKDAVFLDKELAASGFSRKDQEDIEKFIEEGVEENSDTDEGTGDEECVSVMNKQNIKGVGSLHLQDQGDESADEDEAKLARSLNKQRKHAISAVHMGRRKTVSRNSYKDKSVKTTYNSKIHKQMCVW comes from the exons ATGGACTACATGGAAGCTTGGGGGCTCGTTGGAGCTGGACGATGCGGAGGCTTGGTGGCTCGTTGGGGCTGGACGACTCAGAGGCTCGATAG GTACTTTGACCGCGATGTTGAATGTGTCTTCAAGTTCTTTAGAAAGAG GTTTAATTTGTCTTTTCATGAGTACACTGTGGATGATGATGGCAAAGATGTTGGGACATATGAAAGCAACAGACTTTGCTTTTCTTCAATATCGAAAGATGCTGTTTTTCTAGACAAGGAACTTGCTGCTAGTGGTTTTAGTAGAAAGGATCAGGAAGACATTGAAAAG TTCATCGAAGAAGGTGTAGAGGAGAACAGTGACACTGATGAAGGAACTGGGGATGAGGAATGTGTCTCTGTTATGAATAAACAAAACATCAAAGGTGTTGGTTCCTTGCACTTGCAAGATCAG GGGGACGAGTCTGCAGATGAAGACGAGGCAAAACTAGCAAGGAGCTTAAACAAGCAGAGGAAGCACGCTATATCAGCAGTACATATGGGACGACGAAAAACTGTCTCCAGAAATTCCTACAAAGACAAGAGTGTTAAGACCACTTACAACtccaaaatccataaacaaatgTGTGTCTGGTAA
- the LOC133780280 gene encoding uncharacterized protein LOC133780280 isoform X2 — protein sequence MMIDFPQMVSISHRNAQVYFDRDVECVFKFFRKRFNLSFHEYTVDDDGKDVGTYESNRLCFSSISKDAVFLDKELAASGFSRKDQEDIEKFIEEGVEENSDTDEGTGDEECVSVMNKQNIKGVGSLHLQDQGDESADEDEAKLARSLNKQRKHAISAVHMGRRKTVSRNSYKDKSVKTTYNSKIHKQMCVW from the exons ATGATGATTGATTTTCCTCAAATGGTTTCGATATCTCATCGTAATGCGCAGGT GTACTTTGACCGCGATGTTGAATGTGTCTTCAAGTTCTTTAGAAAGAG GTTTAATTTGTCTTTTCATGAGTACACTGTGGATGATGATGGCAAAGATGTTGGGACATATGAAAGCAACAGACTTTGCTTTTCTTCAATATCGAAAGATGCTGTTTTTCTAGACAAGGAACTTGCTGCTAGTGGTTTTAGTAGAAAGGATCAGGAAGACATTGAAAAG TTCATCGAAGAAGGTGTAGAGGAGAACAGTGACACTGATGAAGGAACTGGGGATGAGGAATGTGTCTCTGTTATGAATAAACAAAACATCAAAGGTGTTGGTTCCTTGCACTTGCAAGATCAG GGGGACGAGTCTGCAGATGAAGACGAGGCAAAACTAGCAAGGAGCTTAAACAAGCAGAGGAAGCACGCTATATCAGCAGTACATATGGGACGACGAAAAACTGTCTCCAGAAATTCCTACAAAGACAAGAGTGTTAAGACCACTTACAACtccaaaatccataaacaaatgTGTGTCTGGTAA